ACGAAATCTATGCCTGGTTGTATATAAATAAGTGCCGTGAAACCGCAAATTTGAAAACGGGAAAACAAGTCTTGCATATGATGTTCAAAGGAAACCCAGGTACCGGTAAAACAACTGTAGCACGTATGATTGGCAAGCTGTTCCATGAAATGAACGTCTTATCAAAAGGGCATTTAATCGAAGCAGAGAGAGCTGACCTCGTTGGAGAGTATATTGGTCACACTGCACAAAAGACACGTGAACTGGTCAAAAAGGCACTAGGCGGTATTCTATTTGTCGATGAAGCATATTCTTTAGCGCGTGGTGGTGAAAAGGATTTTGGTAAAGAAGCCATCGATACACTCGTAAAATCTATGGAAGATCAACAAAATGATTTTATTCTAATACTTGCGGGTTACTCCAAAGAAATGGATCACTTCTTAACGCTAAATCCTGGCTTACCATCTCGGTTTCCTGTTGTCGTAAGCTTTCCTGATTACTCTGTTGATCAGTTGATGGAAATTGCTAAACGGATGATTAAAGAACGAGAATATAAGCTATCTTTGGAAGCAGAACGGAAGCTGCGCTCACACTTACAATATGTAAGGTCGAAAGAAGGTAGCACTTTTTCAAACGGTCGATACATTCGAAATCTCCTCGAGAAATCAATGAGAAAGCAATCTATGCGTCTATTGAAAGAAGGAAAAATGGATCGGGATTATTTGATGTTAATTTCTGAGAGAGACCTGCATCTAGCAGAAACCCCATGAATTTGATAAAATGTAGGCATGCATAAAGACGTAATTTGTGGATAAGAACCGAGGGGGAATCTCCGGTTCCATTCTGCGTATGAAGGCAGGGGAATAGATTGGCAGAACCATCGAAATTAAATGAACGAACATTATTAGTAGGGTGTCAATTGCAAGGCAAGGATGACACCCTTTTTGAATCTTCAATGATTGAGCTTGCTGCACTGGTGAAAACTGCACAAGGTGATCCTGTCATGGAGGTAAGTCAAAAGCGTGAACGAATTCATCCAGCAACTGTAGTAGGAAAAGGGAAAGTTGAGGAAATAGAAGCATTAATTGAAGAAATAGAGGTTGACCTCGTGATCTTTAATCATGAGTTATCTCCAAGCCAAATGAGAAACTTAAGTGAAGCACTAGACATAAAAGTAATTGATCGCACTCAGTTAATCCTTGATATATTTGCCCAACGTGCAAAATCAAGAGAAGGTAAGCTTCAAGTTGAACTCGCACAACTAGAGTATTTATTACCTCGATTGTCAGGTCAAGGTGCACAGTTGTCTAGACTTGGTGGTGGAATCGGGACAAGAGGTCCTGGTGAGACCAAACTAGAAACCGATCGTCGACATATTAGAAATCGGATTACGGATATCAAGACACAAATAAAGACTGTTGCTTCACATCGTCAGCGGTACCGTGAACGTAGAAAGACAAACCAAGCTTTCCAAATTGCCCTTGTAGGTTATACGAATGCTGGTAAATCAACATGGTTTAATGTGCTGACAGACTCAGATGCTTATCAAGAAGATCAGTTATTTGCAACACTTGATCCGATGACTCGCAAATTAAAGTTACCAAGTGGAATGGTTGCTTTATTGACTGATACAGTCGGTTTTATACAGGATCTACCGACCAGCTTGGTCGCTTCATTCCGGTCAACGCTTGAAGAAGTTACAGAAGCAGACCTTATCGTGCATATGGTTGATATTTCTGATCCAAATCGGGACAAGCATCAAGAAACCGTTATTTCTTTGTTAAAAGAACTAGGAGCGGATAAAATTCCGATGCTAACCGTTTATAATAAAAATGATCTCGATCATGAAGCATTGACACACTATCAGTCGTTATCTGTTTCAGCGATACGAAATGAAGATCCAAAGACATTGTTGAGAACGATTGAAGAAACAATTAAGTCTTCAATGGTTCCTTATAAAGTAGCAGTACCGTCTAATGAAGGGAAATTACTTAGTGAATTACAACGTCTAACGATATTAGAACATCGTTTTTGGGATGACGAATATAACGTATATGTATGCGAAGGATACGCCCATCCTACTTTACCGATTTATGATCAAATACAAACCTTGATCCGGACAGGAGACATTGATACAGAATGACAGAACATGACCTCGAGAAGGATTTAACAG
This Pseudalkalibacillus berkeleyi DNA region includes the following protein-coding sequences:
- the spoVK gene encoding stage V sporulation protein K, which codes for MEQTISRNSKSQINVVLSSSSPSSITKDDWLADTKAREKHAPLQKIQRELEALVGMDELKELINEIYAWLYINKCRETANLKTGKQVLHMMFKGNPGTGKTTVARMIGKLFHEMNVLSKGHLIEAERADLVGEYIGHTAQKTRELVKKALGGILFVDEAYSLARGGEKDFGKEAIDTLVKSMEDQQNDFILILAGYSKEMDHFLTLNPGLPSRFPVVVSFPDYSVDQLMEIAKRMIKEREYKLSLEAERKLRSHLQYVRSKEGSTFSNGRYIRNLLEKSMRKQSMRLLKEGKMDRDYLMLISERDLHLAETP
- the hflX gene encoding GTPase HflX, producing the protein MAEPSKLNERTLLVGCQLQGKDDTLFESSMIELAALVKTAQGDPVMEVSQKRERIHPATVVGKGKVEEIEALIEEIEVDLVIFNHELSPSQMRNLSEALDIKVIDRTQLILDIFAQRAKSREGKLQVELAQLEYLLPRLSGQGAQLSRLGGGIGTRGPGETKLETDRRHIRNRITDIKTQIKTVASHRQRYRERRKTNQAFQIALVGYTNAGKSTWFNVLTDSDAYQEDQLFATLDPMTRKLKLPSGMVALLTDTVGFIQDLPTSLVASFRSTLEEVTEADLIVHMVDISDPNRDKHQETVISLLKELGADKIPMLTVYNKNDLDHEALTHYQSLSVSAIRNEDPKTLLRTIEETIKSSMVPYKVAVPSNEGKLLSELQRLTILEHRFWDDEYNVYVCEGYAHPTLPIYDQIQTLIRTGDIDTE